The sequence below is a genomic window from Setaria italica strain Yugu1 chromosome IV, Setaria_italica_v2.0, whole genome shotgun sequence.
acctatgtttaatactcctaattagcatccaaacatccgatgtgataggtgttaaactttaacagggtgttcccaaacaagCTCTCAGCATACATAcaagaaatataaaaaatatagatAGATAGAGCAGGCAAGCACATGTACGTATATGGAAAATTTGAGATTGAAAAAATATGTTTAAAGAGGAATAGAAAAGGGAAATCAACCTGTCAATTGTCGTGTGTTGCATATACGTATGCACACACTAATTTGTTGTATTTTTTCGACTTAACATTTTTTTGTTAAATACTAAACTTATTTGAATATAAATGCCTGTGTGCTCTACCTGTTTATATCTTTCGATGAATTTCTTTTACACGCTGACAGGTGCTACCGCATGTTAATAGCATGGTACCAACTGAACCTTTCTCCCGTGAGCCATTTAAAAAACACCAATTTCCTAGAAATTAATCGGCTTTGGGGGGAACGCGTCTCAAAACAGGATTTTAGTTCTGATTTTCGTTCCTTTAAAATCCATTATCATGTATTTActtcctactccctccgttccaaattataagttattttaatttttaaaattaaaatcaatctattatacatctagaaatAGTAAAGCGATCTAGAAATAGTAAAGCGATCTACGATTTAGAACGGAGAGATTACGAGCCTTTCTGGTCACAGTAAAATCCAGGAGGGCGAGTATCCTAGGCCGATTGTTGAAGTAGTCGTCTTTCGAGTATTCTTGGCCGGGGCCCAAAAGACTTTACGTGGGCCGGGACTTTCTGTGGGCGCCAATTCTTTGACTTCCCGCTTTCCTTGGCAGCCAAGTCTCTGTAACCCATCTACAGCCGTCTGGCTATCCGTTCAGATCAACGGTTCAGATGCAACCAAATTCTCTCCCTGAACTTTCCAGAACACACGAGGTTCCCCTGCTTGGCTGCTTCAGCCTTCAGGAACCTTCCGGACCGCCATTGCCACCATCTGCCCCTCTATATATTCCTCCACGTCTCCGTCCACTCCCATCATCCATTCATTCGCCATCCGTGTTCGAGAATCGTGAGCgcaaggagagaggaagagagaggagagggagcgaAGCAACAATGCCGACGGGTAGGCTGAGCGGCAACATCACCCAGGACTGGGAGCCGGTGGTGCTGCGCCGGACGAAGCCGAAGGCGGCCGACCTCAAGTCTGCGAAGGCGGTGAACCAGGCGCTGCGGTcgggcgccgccgtggagaCGGTGCGCAAGTCGGCGGCGGGGACGAACAAGcactcggcgccggcggcacccGCGCGGAAGCTGGACGAGACGACGGAGCCGGCGGCCGTGGAGCGGGTGGCCGCGGAGGTGCGCGCCGCGATCCAGAAGGCGCGCGTCGCCAAGGGGTGGAGCCAGGCGGAGCTGGCGAAGCGCATCAGCGAGCGCGCGCAGGTGGTGCAGGAGTACGAGAGCGGCAAGGCGGCGCCCGCGCAGGCCGTGCTCGCCAAGATGGAGCGCGCGCTCGAGGTCAAGCTCCGCGGCAAGGGCGTCGGCGCGCccctggcggccggcggcggcaagtgATGTGACGGTCCGGTGCAGATGGAAACGTTGGTAGCTCAATCTCTGTTGGCTCGTGGAGGATGTGAATCGGTTGTGTAGTTTTGTGTTCGTGTTGATCGGCTTGGAAGATTGGGGGATGTAAATCAGTAGTAACGCATTCGCAAGAAATTTCGGGTGACGTTGTAGCAATGTTTGATTGATGCTAAATGACAATTGGCTGGTGGATTCAGTTTGGTACTCTTGGTTTTTTCAATTATGTGTGGAAATCTGATGAATTACTCTGTTCCCTCTGTTTCGCTGCTTCAGCTGAACGAGGACAAGTGATTTCCGTGGTTAGAGCAGTTGAGATCTGATAAATTGAATTGCTTACTGTAGATCAGTTGTTTCTGTAACAGATAACAGTGAGGGCTGCTATCTTGCAGACTGTTATCTCACCGTAAGGAACGAGTGAGTTCAAGGGGCGACATACCCAGAAACTTTCAACAAGTTCTGGCATGCTGTATTTTTAGTCAAGTAGAGGCCAATTTTTAACCTTGGTTAATTTTCTCCCACCTCTTTTCTTTTGAGGCTATATTGCTATTGTTGACGTGTTTTCCAATGTTCCTTCACACGTCCTATACTTCTCTTTCAAATTTCACAATTCAACATTTTCTCCTTGcctacctttttttttattgacCTTTATATCTAAGACTTGTTGGTTTGCTGGCTCAATTTGTTTTTAGATTTGGTGAATCAACTATTTGAGTATAAAAAAATCAACTACTTAAGTTTATAATTAGGAAACAAAATACAATTTTTTAGTATTATTCACTAAATAGCAAGATCCAATAGCATGGTCCGTCATAAATTTTATGGGTGGATTTCTATTTTAGCTCTTTTGAGCGGCGAGATTCTTGGTGACACTAGGCAATATTGGGCGATCAGATTATTCTTCTGCGTATATTTCTAAGATAAAGTTTAGTCCATCTGCAACACGGGCGGATTCTTTTTCCACGAAGGACCATGCTCGAATTTCATTACTATaaaagcaacaaaattacaGATAAAAGTAACAAAATTACAGAGTTTTGAACGTTAATAAGTAATAACAGATGAGCCACACCGGTAACAGATATCCTGAAAGAGAAGAAATGAAACTGACTATTACATGACAATCAAAATTGATTATCGCAGGTGGATTTTGGACGGGCAAAACGTTCACCCTTTGAATTGGCGGCCGACGGCTCTTGAATTGGCGGCCGACGGCTGGAAGGAAGAGATACGTGGTATGTGACTAGAGGTTGCACGGCAACTAAGGATGCTAGATGAGTTAGGTTCATGTGCTAATATCTTCAAAATAACTCATTTAATCTTGAATCAGTTTGAGTATTAATATTCCTGACAATTAAATCTACGAGACAAGATTTACTTGACTATATTTTGAGTATAAAAAATAAGAACATgtaggtcccacatgtcatattAAGAAGTTAAATTGGGTTGGCAAAATTCAATAAGGCTACAATCCAAACGCAGCAGTTGGCAATACTCATGATTTGGTCATGGTCAAAATTTGATAAGGCTGGATGGGCACAAACTAAAAATGAGGTAAGgttttttatttggtcatgaACGTAGCGTTCATCATTTTTGTTACTTTTTAATCTAGGAGGATAGGGGGCACGTGGCCCAACCTCACGTTCAAGTCTATATAGACACTTTATCTTAATCTTTTTATATTTGATAAGTCCAAATAAAAGCTTGAGAAGATTGTTTTTGCTAAAAACGACATCATTAGTCTAGTAACTAGCTAGATTGACGCGATGCGCGCTTATAAAAATAttaattcaaaataataatgtaAATTACATAGTCACTAAAGATAGTATTACATTGATATCTTAAAATAGAATTAAAAATGAAAATAGAACCGGAAAAATCAAATACCTATCAAGATACCTGTATGAAGAATGTTGCAGCGGACTTTGAGAGGTCGCCGATTCTTATATAGCTTTAATATAAGTAGTACACTTATTGGAATCGGCTCCCTACGCAGCACCCGTCTCAAATGTTAATGGAAAATATGTAAAattaaaattatataaattgATAGCTAGAAGAATGATTGAAACTTCAACATTCGTTATAAAAAATCTCTCTTCTACACTTTATTGTCCTTTTACCTGTTTAGCATGTACCACGCTTATCTCTTCATTTTCTCATCCGATCATCGCCATGCCGTACCTCTCACAttgttctctctcttctctcagCCAAAGCTATAAAGAATTGGAGAGTGACTTGGCAACTCATGTGGACCGCTGTGTGAGAtaagtactcccttcgttccaaattataagtcattctaactttcttgggaatcaaatcattttatgtttgatcaaaattatagaaatgatcataaaagtttatggcacatatttataaaaatatatttaatgaagaaactaatggtactcaTTTGATattatgaatgttagtactttattgtataaatttgatcaagctTAAGATTCTTTGAtcctccaagaaagttggaatgacttataatttagaacggagggagtaaccaGAAGACCACCGTTGTGCTATGGGGCATGGAGCCACGACTACCGGCTGCTTCAGAGGGTAGCGCGGGCTCAGGACAGTAG
It includes:
- the LOC101782550 gene encoding multiprotein-bridging factor 1c, giving the protein MPTGRLSGNITQDWEPVVLRRTKPKAADLKSAKAVNQALRSGAAVETVRKSAAGTNKHSAPAAPARKLDETTEPAAVERVAAEVRAAIQKARVAKGWSQAELAKRISERAQVVQEYESGKAAPAQAVLAKMERALEVKLRGKGVGAPLAAGGGK